From a single Streptomyces sp. NBC_01264 genomic region:
- a CDS encoding RICIN domain-containing protein, translated as MRIRPALIAALCSLTCSLGIAAPAQAADATFYLDCASGSDAAAGTSPASAWRSLAKVSATAFSPGDRILLKRGTACTGTLAPQGSGVPGRPIAVDAYGSGAAPLVAGAGAPRAVVLRNQQQWEIRNLEITNSGASKGNRRAVSIELSDYGTASHFVLENLDIHDVNGDDTKDLGGSGGIYLTVGGTAVQTRFDDVAIRGNSIRTVDREGIFFVSTWNRSGFETPSAGTFLPWTGVTVSGNRLSDLGGDGIVAGNTAGVLVEHNTVQGFQRRSAGYNAGIWAYDSDNALFQYNEASGGVSTRDGMAYDIDQGSVGTVFQYNYSHDNAGGFFLLCNANGILRGAVVRYNISQNDAYRGIENCSGPIESADVHNNTIYIGPGVSQSVIQENSTTTRHVRFRNNAVVKAGSGTASMTLRGGGYQLDHNQLVNITGAPVGAGATTDPLLRAAGTATDRAHADGYRLCAGSPALAAGAVIPGNGGYDYFGTPVPAAGAPAIGAAEGPGVTCAGPVNSGATYRIGRTGTAQVVDVPGAVGTGGTQLIQWTWHGGNNQRWTFAANADGSWTARNVQSGLCLDVNASSTSAGAAVIQWTCTGNDNQRWRITPTPGGSHTLASVRSGLLVTAADGTDGARLTQQPNSAAATQNWTFTLS; from the coding sequence CCGGCACCTCACCCGCCTCCGCGTGGCGCTCGCTCGCCAAGGTGAGCGCCACCGCCTTCTCGCCGGGTGACCGCATTCTGCTCAAGAGGGGGACGGCCTGCACCGGGACCCTCGCCCCGCAGGGCTCCGGCGTCCCCGGCCGCCCCATAGCCGTCGACGCATACGGCAGCGGTGCGGCCCCGCTGGTCGCGGGTGCCGGCGCCCCACGCGCGGTGGTGCTGCGCAACCAGCAACAGTGGGAGATCCGCAACCTGGAGATCACCAACTCCGGAGCGAGCAAGGGGAATCGCCGCGCCGTTTCGATCGAACTGAGCGACTACGGAACCGCGAGCCACTTCGTGCTGGAGAACCTCGACATCCACGATGTCAACGGCGACGACACCAAGGACCTCGGCGGCAGCGGCGGCATCTACCTGACCGTCGGCGGCACCGCCGTACAGACCCGGTTCGACGACGTGGCGATCCGCGGCAACAGCATCCGCACCGTGGACCGGGAGGGGATCTTCTTCGTCTCCACTTGGAACCGCTCCGGCTTCGAGACACCCAGCGCCGGCACGTTCCTGCCCTGGACCGGCGTGACGGTCAGCGGCAACCGGCTGAGCGACCTCGGCGGCGACGGCATCGTGGCGGGCAACACCGCGGGGGTGCTGGTCGAGCACAACACCGTGCAGGGCTTCCAGCGACGCTCGGCCGGCTACAACGCGGGCATCTGGGCCTACGACTCCGACAACGCCCTCTTCCAGTACAACGAGGCGAGCGGCGGCGTCTCCACCCGGGACGGCATGGCGTACGACATCGACCAGGGCAGCGTCGGCACCGTCTTCCAGTACAACTACAGCCACGACAACGCGGGCGGCTTCTTCCTGCTGTGCAACGCCAACGGCATCCTGCGCGGGGCCGTGGTGCGCTACAACATCAGCCAGAACGACGCATACCGCGGCATCGAGAACTGCTCGGGCCCGATCGAGTCCGCCGACGTCCACAACAACACGATCTACATCGGCCCGGGTGTCAGCCAGTCCGTGATCCAGGAGAACAGCACCACCACCCGGCACGTCAGATTCCGCAACAACGCCGTGGTGAAGGCCGGTTCGGGCACTGCCTCGATGACCCTGCGCGGCGGTGGCTACCAGCTCGACCACAACCAGCTGGTCAACATCACCGGCGCCCCCGTCGGCGCCGGCGCCACCACCGACCCGCTCCTGCGTGCCGCCGGCACCGCCACCGACCGCGCGCACGCCGACGGGTACCGGCTCTGCGCCGGTTCGCCGGCGCTGGCTGCCGGGGCGGTGATCCCCGGTAACGGTGGGTACGACTACTTCGGCACCCCGGTCCCCGCAGCCGGCGCACCGGCGATCGGCGCGGCCGAGGGCCCGGGCGTCACCTGCGCCGGGCCGGTCAACTCCGGTGCCACCTACCGGATCGGACGCACCGGAACCGCTCAGGTGGTGGACGTACCCGGGGCGGTCGGCACCGGTGGTACCCAGCTGATCCAGTGGACCTGGCACGGCGGCAACAACCAGCGCTGGACCTTCGCCGCCAATGCGGACGGCAGTTGGACGGCCCGCAACGTCCAATCCGGACTGTGCCTGGACGTCAACGCCAGCTCCACCAGCGCCGGAGCAGCCGTCATCCAGTGGACCTGCACCGGCAACGACAACCAGCGCTGGCGGATCACCCCGACACCCGGGGGCAGCCACACCCTGGCCTCCGTCCGCAGCGGCCTGCTGGTCACCGCCGCGGACGGCACCGACGGCGCCCGGCTCACCCAGCAGCCCAACTCCGCTGCGGCCACCCAGAACTGGACCTTCACCCTCAGCTGA
- a CDS encoding NmrA family NAD(P)-binding protein, which translates to MGATGATGNALLHSLLALGAPVRALTRTPHIPIPCATGLHPRPVEVQYADASDPGSLRAAFEGAGQLFLTMANGPAQVALETRAIDIAVRAGIGHIVKVSAPAAEPDSPVAVSRGHHAVEEHLRACGLTHTVLRPYAFMQNLLRLAPAVAQGVILGTMGDSPCNFIDCRDIGDVAAAALTRPGIAGGTYTLTGPEAVAYPELAARLTTLTGRAVRYVNLAPGDLRDSLIRNAHLPDWLADHVTEIQQLAVTRPESPTTTVAELLGRPPRTLDAFLREHHAHFRPTDPWAERQE; encoded by the coding sequence ATGGGAGCGACCGGTGCCACCGGGAACGCCCTGCTCCACAGTCTCCTCGCCCTCGGCGCACCCGTCCGCGCGCTGACCCGTACTCCGCACATCCCGATCCCCTGCGCAACCGGCTTACACCCGCGGCCCGTTGAGGTCCAGTACGCCGACGCCTCCGACCCCGGGTCCCTGCGCGCCGCGTTCGAGGGCGCCGGCCAGCTCTTCCTCACCATGGCCAACGGCCCCGCGCAGGTCGCGCTCGAAACCCGCGCCATCGATATCGCCGTCCGGGCCGGCATCGGACACATCGTCAAGGTCTCCGCACCCGCCGCCGAACCCGACTCCCCGGTCGCCGTCTCGCGCGGACACCACGCCGTCGAGGAACACCTGCGCGCCTGCGGTCTCACCCACACCGTTCTGCGCCCCTACGCGTTCATGCAGAACCTTCTGCGCCTGGCTCCCGCCGTCGCCCAGGGAGTCATCCTCGGCACGATGGGCGACTCGCCCTGCAACTTCATCGACTGCCGCGACATAGGCGACGTCGCCGCCGCCGCCCTCACCAGGCCCGGCATCGCCGGCGGCACCTACACCCTGACCGGACCCGAAGCCGTCGCGTACCCCGAACTCGCCGCACGACTGACCACTCTGACGGGCCGTGCGGTCCGCTACGTCAACCTCGCGCCGGGCGACCTGCGCGACAGCCTCATCCGCAACGCCCACTTGCCCGACTGGCTCGCCGACCACGTGACCGAGATCCAGCAACTCGCCGTCACCCGGCCCGAGAGCCCGACCACCACGGTCGCCGAACTCCTCGGCCGCCCTCCCCGCACCCTCGACGCCTTCCTGCGGGAACACCACGCACACTTCCGCCCCACGGATCCTTGGGCGGAGCGGCAGGAGTGA
- a CDS encoding MarR family winged helix-turn-helix transcriptional regulator, giving the protein MTSDGIDGEAPTLDQARRQVEQYGLEVDPQAVLVAVRLISAGARVGRMTEVHFARFGLSTGRYRVLADLEDHGGEKSPSRLAADLGVSRATVTGLLDGLEREGLIARRPSVEDGRGTVAILTARGAQLLRDMAPEHFRRLEVMVGGLSVEERAVFLELLARVVRGSAALVAD; this is encoded by the coding sequence ATGACGAGCGACGGCATCGACGGTGAGGCGCCTACGCTCGACCAGGCCAGGAGGCAGGTCGAGCAGTACGGCCTGGAGGTCGATCCCCAGGCGGTGCTGGTCGCGGTGCGGCTGATCTCGGCGGGTGCGCGGGTGGGCAGGATGACCGAGGTGCACTTCGCCCGCTTCGGCCTGTCGACGGGGCGCTACCGAGTGCTCGCCGACCTCGAAGACCACGGTGGGGAAAAGTCTCCGTCGCGCCTTGCCGCCGACCTCGGTGTCTCCAGGGCCACGGTCACCGGCCTGCTGGACGGCCTCGAGCGGGAAGGTCTGATCGCGCGCCGGCCCTCCGTGGAGGATGGCCGTGGCACGGTGGCCATCCTGACCGCGCGTGGTGCGCAGCTCCTGCGCGACATGGCGCCGGAGCACTTCAGGCGGCTCGAGGTGATGGTGGGCGGGCTTTCCGTCGAGGAGCGCGCGGTGTTCCTTGAGCTGCTCGCCCGAGTGGTCCGCGGCAGCGCGGCCCTGGTCGCCGACTGA
- a CDS encoding SixA phosphatase family protein: MSAGSAGRLVLLRHSKSARPGVADHERPLGPRGLRDAPAAGRWLRDAGCLPTLVICSTARRARETWALAAGQLGAEVPARFDERVYAAEPEELLEVVSEVSDEVKTLLLVGHNPGLEELAVSLARKAVAAAEAEPIERLSRKFPTSAIAVLSCPASWQELAPGSARLTDFAVPRGAAR; this comes from the coding sequence ATGAGCGCGGGATCCGCCGGCCGCCTGGTGCTGCTGCGCCACTCCAAATCCGCCCGGCCGGGCGTCGCGGACCACGAGCGGCCACTGGGTCCGCGCGGTCTGCGGGACGCACCCGCGGCGGGCCGCTGGCTGCGCGACGCAGGCTGCTTGCCGACACTGGTGATCTGCTCCACCGCCCGGCGGGCCCGAGAGACCTGGGCGTTGGCGGCCGGGCAACTGGGCGCCGAGGTCCCGGCGCGTTTCGACGAACGGGTCTACGCCGCCGAGCCGGAGGAGCTGCTGGAGGTGGTGTCCGAAGTGTCGGATGAGGTGAAGACGCTGCTGCTCGTCGGCCACAACCCGGGCCTGGAGGAGCTGGCCGTCAGCCTCGCCCGGAAGGCCGTGGCCGCCGCGGAGGCCGAACCGATCGAACGCCTGTCCCGGAAGTTTCCGACGTCCGCGATCGCGGTGCTCTCCTGCCCCGCTTCCTGGCAGGAGCTCGCGCCGGGCTCGGCCCGGCTGACCGACTTCGCCGTCCCCCGGGGCGCCGCCCGCTGA
- a CDS encoding D-alanyl-D-alanine carboxypeptidase family protein: MGGEAVDEVPPVASVTSPAVSMDLPWPTEGQASAEVEGIGSLGTKGEQTPVPIASVTKVMTAYVILAGHPMPGGAPGATVIADQQAADESYSSVESTAPVVAGREYTQRQLLELLMLPSGNNVARLLARWDAGGQEEFARKMNKAAAALGMDRTTYTGASGIESNTTSTAADQLKLARAVMKNEAFRQIVATPAVTAPGVGVRIHNSNKLLGQDGVIGLKTGSSTPAGGNLMWAATQEVAGVPRLILGVVLHQRADTNPTAGMAAAFDSSRTLITAIRAALPQALAAQVPQA; encoded by the coding sequence GTGGGTGGTGAGGCGGTCGATGAGGTGCCACCCGTAGCCTCCGTGACCTCCCCGGCCGTGTCGATGGACCTGCCGTGGCCGACGGAAGGCCAGGCGAGCGCGGAGGTCGAGGGGATCGGCAGCCTCGGCACCAAGGGAGAGCAGACGCCGGTACCGATCGCCAGCGTCACCAAGGTCATGACCGCCTACGTGATCCTCGCCGGCCACCCGATGCCAGGCGGCGCACCCGGCGCAACGGTGATCGCCGACCAGCAGGCGGCCGACGAGTCCTACTCCTCGGTCGAGTCGACCGCCCCCGTCGTCGCGGGGCGCGAATACACCCAGCGCCAGCTCCTGGAACTCTTGATGCTGCCCTCCGGCAACAACGTCGCCAGGCTCCTGGCCCGCTGGGACGCGGGCGGCCAGGAGGAGTTCGCCCGGAAGATGAACAAGGCCGCCGCGGCACTCGGCATGGACCGCACCACCTACACCGGGGCCTCCGGCATCGAGTCCAACACGACGAGCACGGCAGCCGATCAGCTGAAGCTGGCCCGCGCCGTCATGAAGAACGAGGCCTTCCGCCAGATCGTGGCCACGCCCGCCGTCACGGCCCCCGGCGTCGGCGTGCGGATACACAACAGCAACAAGCTCCTCGGGCAGGACGGGGTCATCGGGTTGAAGACCGGCTCCTCCACCCCGGCCGGCGGCAACCTCATGTGGGCCGCCACCCAGGAGGTGGCGGGCGTCCCCCGCCTCATCCTCGGCGTCGTCCTCCACCAGCGGGCCGACACCAACCCCACCGCCGGCATGGCCGCCGCCTTCGACTCCAGCCGCACCCTGATCACCGCCATCCGCGCCGCCCTCCCACAGGCCCTCGCCGCACAGGTTCCGCAGGCCTGA
- a CDS encoding STAS domain-containing protein, translated as MDLSAVTFMDSSGLTLRNRTEAAQGTLELRGLPDQTLRLLDITAARDLFTLTP; from the coding sequence CTGGACCTGTCGGCCGTCACCTTCATGGACTCCAGCGGCCTCACCCTCCGCAACCGCACGGAGGCCGCACAAGGCACGCTGGAACTGCGCGGACTTCCCGACCAAACCCTGCGCCTCCTGGACATCACCGCAGCACGCGACCTCTTCACCCTCACCCCCTAA
- a CDS encoding NF041680 family putative transposase, whose protein sequence is MSLSADVSGREALEVLSRFRVEFYDCLYARADALFELTDAVLCADGPVNTLVELSLTAEHRRGHGALYAGLDRGWTEPSRLRRALAGLPLPKTADGRIVLAVDVSNWLRPDAPTSDDRLFCHVYGRGDRKTDQFIPGWPYSFVAALETGRTSWCRLLDALRLGPADDATLVTAAQLREVVERLADAGHWKPGDPEILIVMDAGYDVTYLSHSLQDLPVVLLGRLRSDRVMLRDPGPARSGPKGGRPRRHGGVLTFAKPDTWHQPDVTTATDTTRYGKAETMAWNRMHPRLTHRGPWLEHAEEELPVLHGTLMRLKVEYLPGDRDPKPVWLWCSATSAVSADVDRWWQSFLRRFDLEHTFRLMKQTLGWTAPKIRRADTADLWTWLIIAAHTQLCLARPLTEDLRRPWERRTEPRRLTPARVRRGFRNVRATAARPAAAPKPSRPGPGRPLGTKNKHRAEHHNVGKTVKRAESIKEHQARRG, encoded by the coding sequence ATGAGTCTGTCTGCCGACGTGTCCGGACGCGAGGCATTGGAGGTGTTGTCCCGCTTTCGTGTCGAGTTCTACGACTGCCTGTATGCCCGGGCTGACGCGCTCTTCGAGCTCACCGACGCGGTGCTGTGTGCGGACGGGCCGGTGAACACCCTGGTCGAGCTGTCGCTGACGGCCGAACACCGGCGCGGACACGGCGCTCTGTACGCGGGGCTGGATCGCGGCTGGACCGAACCGTCGCGTCTGCGACGCGCTCTGGCCGGCCTACCGCTGCCGAAGACGGCCGACGGGCGGATCGTACTGGCTGTCGACGTGAGCAACTGGCTCCGCCCCGACGCTCCGACCAGCGACGACCGGCTGTTCTGCCACGTCTACGGACGTGGCGACCGCAAAACGGACCAGTTCATCCCGGGCTGGCCGTACTCCTTCGTCGCCGCCCTGGAAACAGGCCGCACCTCCTGGTGCCGTCTACTGGACGCCCTGCGGCTCGGACCCGCGGACGACGCGACACTCGTCACCGCCGCCCAGCTCCGCGAGGTCGTGGAACGCCTGGCCGACGCGGGACACTGGAAGCCGGGCGACCCCGAGATCCTGATCGTGATGGACGCCGGCTACGACGTCACCTACCTCTCCCACTCCCTGCAGGACCTGCCCGTCGTGCTGCTCGGACGACTGCGCTCGGACCGCGTCATGCTCCGCGACCCGGGCCCCGCCCGCTCCGGACCCAAGGGCGGACGACCCCGCCGGCACGGCGGCGTCCTTACCTTCGCAAAGCCCGACACATGGCACCAGCCCGACGTCACCACCGCCACGGACACCACCCGCTACGGCAAGGCAGAGACGATGGCCTGGAACCGGATGCATCCCCGGCTCACTCACCGCGGCCCCTGGCTGGAGCATGCGGAAGAGGAACTGCCTGTCCTGCACGGCACATTGATGCGACTGAAGGTGGAGTACCTGCCGGGCGACCGCGACCCGAAGCCGGTCTGGCTGTGGTGCTCCGCAACCTCGGCCGTGTCGGCCGACGTGGACCGGTGGTGGCAGTCGTTCCTCCGCCGCTTCGACCTGGAGCACACCTTCCGGCTGATGAAACAGACCCTCGGATGGACCGCACCGAAGATCCGCCGCGCCGACACCGCTGATCTGTGGACCTGGCTGATCATCGCCGCACATACCCAGCTCTGTCTCGCCCGGCCCCTCACCGAAGACCTCCGGCGGCCCTGGGAACGACGAACCGAACCTCGTCGCCTCACCCCCGCCCGGGTCCGGCGGGGGTTTCGCAACGTCCGTGCAACCGCGGCCCGCCCTGCAGCCGCACCGAAACCATCCCGACCCGGCCCCGGACGACCCCTGGGCACGAAGAACAAGCACCGAGCCGAGCACCACAACGTCGGCAAGACCGTCAAACGAGCCGAATCAATCAAGGAACACCAAGCCCGCAGAGGATAA
- a CDS encoding IS5 family transposase yields the protein MPALPSCLLEPLWDQFSALLPARREFAADHPLGCHRRRIADRTVFEHVVLALVHGSGYERISTPGCSDRTIRRRVKEWSELGISEKVHALALEAHDRMIGLGLGEISVDGCITKAPSGGEKAGRSPVDRGKQGLKRSVASDACGVPIGIVSAGANRHDSPLLGPTLEAAKAQVGAMPTAVNVNLDRGYDSTTSRALIAELGFTAEIARKGVPAPIQAGKRWVVERTHSWMNDYGKLRRCTEKSGSIVDFYLYLAAALVTLRMLIRRATSRYRWADRPTTRRLK from the coding sequence GTGCCCGCGCTGCCATCTTGCCTGCTCGAACCCCTCTGGGACCAGTTCTCCGCCCTCCTGCCCGCCCGGCGAGAGTTCGCTGCGGACCACCCGCTGGGCTGCCACCGCCGCCGGATCGCTGACCGGACGGTCTTCGAGCACGTCGTGCTCGCGCTGGTCCACGGCTCAGGCTACGAGCGCATCTCCACCCCCGGATGCTCCGACCGCACCATCAGACGCCGCGTCAAGGAGTGGTCTGAACTGGGGATATCCGAGAAGGTCCACGCACTGGCTCTCGAGGCGCACGACCGGATGATCGGTCTCGGGCTGGGCGAGATCTCGGTGGACGGCTGCATCACCAAGGCCCCGTCCGGCGGTGAGAAGGCGGGACGCTCCCCGGTCGACCGGGGCAAGCAAGGACTGAAACGCTCGGTCGCCTCCGACGCCTGCGGTGTCCCGATCGGAATCGTCTCCGCCGGCGCGAACCGGCACGACTCACCCCTGCTGGGCCCCACCCTGGAGGCGGCGAAGGCACAGGTCGGCGCAATGCCGACGGCGGTCAACGTCAACCTCGACCGCGGCTACGACAGCACCACGTCCCGTGCGCTTATAGCCGAGTTGGGATTCACGGCCGAGATCGCGCGTAAGGGCGTGCCAGCCCCGATCCAAGCCGGCAAGCGCTGGGTGGTCGAGCGCACGCACTCGTGGATGAACGACTACGGCAAGCTGCGGCGCTGCACAGAGAAGAGCGGCAGCATCGTGGACTTCTACCTGTACCTGGCCGCCGCCCTCGTCACGCTCCGCATGCTCATCCGTCGAGCAACGAGCCGCTACCGCTGGGCCGACCGCCCCACCACCCGACGCCTCAAGTGA
- a CDS encoding MerR family transcriptional regulator, which produces MTAENPTGPLGGHLDDDDFPAYTMGRAAEMLGTTQGFLRAIGEARLITPLRSAGGHRRYFRYQLRIAARARELVDQGTPIESACRIVILEDQLEEAQRLNAEYRRAAEATDR; this is translated from the coding sequence ATGACAGCAGAGAATCCGACCGGCCCCCTCGGCGGCCACCTGGACGACGACGACTTCCCCGCCTACACCATGGGCCGGGCCGCTGAGATGCTCGGCACCACCCAGGGCTTCCTCCGCGCCATCGGCGAAGCCCGCCTCATCACCCCACTGCGCTCCGCAGGCGGCCACCGCCGCTACTTCCGCTACCAACTGCGCATCGCCGCCCGCGCGCGGGAGCTCGTGGACCAGGGCACCCCGATCGAATCCGCGTGCCGGATCGTGATCCTGGAAGACCAGCTCGAGGAAGCCCAGCGCCTCAACGCCGAATACCGGCGTGCCGCAGAAGCGACCGACCGCTGA
- a CDS encoding STAS domain-containing protein, with the protein MEDAQNRIPPVEVEKDDQQVIVHVGGEMDIDRAPLLAEALRTLITQTDCPPEVVIDLTELSFCDSSGLNALLQARLTAEERGRRISLHAPNQQVTKLLEITGTHQLFPITRPGQPE; encoded by the coding sequence ATGGAAGACGCGCAGAACCGCATTCCGCCCGTAGAGGTGGAGAAGGATGACCAGCAGGTGATCGTGCATGTCGGCGGTGAGATGGACATCGACCGGGCCCCGCTCCTCGCCGAGGCCCTGCGCACGCTGATCACCCAGACCGACTGCCCGCCCGAGGTCGTCATCGACCTGACCGAGCTCTCGTTCTGCGACTCCTCCGGGCTCAACGCACTCCTCCAGGCCCGCCTCACCGCCGAGGAACGCGGTCGGCGCATCAGCCTCCACGCCCCCAATCAGCAAGTCACCAAGCTCCTCGAGATCACCGGCACCCACCAGCTCTTCCCCATCACCCGCCCCGGCCAGCCCGAATAG
- a CDS encoding isoamylase early set domain-containing protein encodes MLERKQLRTRAQVTFVLPDHTPDGPVSVVGDFNHWNPAAHPLESRGDGTRATTVSLPRHSAHSFRYLAAGDYWFNDDTADSHDGTNSRIHT; translated from the coding sequence GTGCTCGAACGCAAGCAGCTGAGGACCCGTGCCCAGGTCACCTTCGTCCTCCCCGACCACACGCCCGACGGGCCGGTCAGCGTGGTCGGCGACTTCAACCACTGGAACCCCGCCGCCCACCCGCTGGAATCCCGCGGCGACGGCACCCGTGCCACGACCGTCAGCCTGCCCCGCCACAGCGCACACTCCTTCCGCTACCTCGCCGCCGGCGACTACTGGTTCAACGACGACACCGCCGACAGCCACGACGGCACCAACAGCCGCATCCACACCTGA
- a CDS encoding DUF389 domain-containing protein: MAAVIAGAGVVGDSTATVIGAMIVAPLMTPILGSALALVLADREHLVRSALLVLGGAMAVVLIGMLLGRVVSPPDAFASNSQVSSRISPRLIDLLAALATGTVGAFALVRTDISDTLPGVAIAISLVPPLAVTGLLITAHRYHDAGQSALLFATNVAAIVATGTVVFLAYGALTGAQEAGMTVGKFRGGRPLVPSRWSSCSSRCRSPPAR, from the coding sequence TTGGCGGCGGTCATCGCCGGCGCCGGTGTCGTGGGCGACTCGACGGCGACGGTGATCGGCGCGATGATCGTCGCTCCGCTGATGACACCCATTCTCGGCAGCGCGTTGGCCCTGGTGCTGGCCGACCGGGAGCACCTGGTCCGCAGCGCGCTCCTTGTCCTCGGCGGTGCCATGGCGGTGGTGCTGATCGGGATGCTGCTCGGGCGGGTCGTCTCCCCGCCCGACGCGTTCGCGTCCAACAGCCAGGTGTCCTCGCGTATCAGCCCCCGCCTGATCGATCTCCTGGCCGCACTGGCAACCGGTACCGTCGGTGCGTTCGCCCTGGTGCGGACGGATATCTCGGACACGCTGCCCGGTGTCGCGATCGCGATCTCCCTCGTCCCGCCGCTCGCGGTGACCGGTCTGCTGATCACCGCCCACCGCTACCACGACGCCGGGCAGTCCGCGCTCTTGTTCGCGACCAACGTGGCCGCCATCGTTGCCACCGGCACCGTCGTCTTCCTGGCCTACGGCGCCCTCACCGGGGCGCAGGAAGCGGGCATGACCGTGGGGAAGTTCCGGGGGGGGCGACCCTTGGTGCCGTCGCGGTGGTCGTCCTGCTCATCGCGGTGCCGCTCACCGCCGGCACGGTGA
- a CDS encoding helicase associated domain-containing protein: MAGSAGGLPLGQWTADARRFYARGDMDEDRVTQLEKLGMAWSHFDVAWEEGLAAARKGMEIEQRRAEGLPVESSAGAMPRKRRE, encoded by the coding sequence GTGGCCGGTAGCGCTGGCGGACTCCCGCTGGGGCAGTGGACCGCCGACGCCCGCCGCTTCTACGCCCGCGGCGACATGGACGAAGACCGCGTCACCCAGCTGGAGAAGCTCGGGATGGCCTGGTCGCACTTCGACGTCGCGTGGGAGGAAGGGCTGGCCGCCGCGCGCAAAGGCATGGAGATCGAGCAGCGGCGGGCCGAGGGCCTGCCCGTGGAGTCATCCGCCGGAGCGATGCCCCGGAAGCGCCGCGAGTAG
- a CDS encoding phospholipase D-like domain-containing protein, which yields MPSAEIRVARLRRRLERLIGIAATEGNALTPLRNGDEIFAAMLRGIRGAQHTVDMMTFVYWKGDIARDFARALAERARAGVRVRLLLDGFGSRLIERELLEEMERAGVVVAWFRKPLYLSPLKQNHRCHRKVLVVDEETAFTGGVGIAEEWCGNARNENEWRDTHVEVRGPAVDGIAAAFAQNWAECHDELFDDRDRFVDHRPQGDAIVQVVRGSASFGWQDMQTLMRVMLESAEERLRLATAYFSPDPYFIELLCATARRGVEVEILLPGPHTDKRVCQLAGQHHYAELVSCGVKIYQYQPTMMHAKVITVDGVAALIGSSNFNRRSLDHDEEVMLAVLDERFTAVLDGHFDEDIAASELIREGRWKRRPTLQRARELAVQPIRRFL from the coding sequence ATGCCGTCGGCCGAGATACGGGTCGCGCGGCTACGCCGGCGCCTGGAACGCCTGATAGGGATCGCGGCGACCGAGGGCAACGCGCTCACGCCTCTGCGGAACGGGGACGAGATCTTCGCCGCGATGCTCCGCGGTATCCGAGGTGCGCAGCACACGGTGGACATGATGACGTTCGTGTACTGGAAGGGCGACATCGCAAGAGACTTCGCCCGGGCACTTGCCGAGCGGGCCCGCGCCGGCGTGCGGGTCCGGCTGCTTCTCGACGGTTTCGGCAGCCGCCTGATCGAAAGGGAGCTGCTGGAGGAGATGGAGCGGGCCGGCGTCGTGGTGGCGTGGTTCCGCAAGCCGCTGTACCTCTCGCCGCTCAAGCAGAACCACCGCTGCCACCGCAAGGTCTTGGTCGTGGATGAGGAGACCGCGTTCACCGGCGGGGTCGGGATCGCCGAGGAGTGGTGCGGCAACGCGCGCAACGAGAACGAGTGGCGCGATACGCACGTCGAGGTCCGCGGACCCGCCGTCGACGGGATCGCCGCCGCGTTCGCGCAGAACTGGGCCGAGTGCCACGACGAACTCTTCGACGACCGGGACCGGTTCGTCGACCACCGGCCGCAGGGCGACGCGATCGTCCAGGTCGTGCGCGGCTCGGCCAGCTTCGGCTGGCAGGACATGCAGACGCTGATGCGCGTCATGCTGGAGTCCGCCGAGGAGCGCCTCCGCCTGGCCACGGCCTACTTTTCACCGGACCCGTACTTCATCGAGCTGCTCTGTGCCACCGCCCGGCGCGGGGTCGAGGTGGAGATCCTGCTTCCCGGCCCGCACACCGACAAGCGGGTCTGCCAGCTCGCCGGCCAGCACCACTACGCGGAGCTGGTCTCCTGCGGGGTGAAGATCTACCAGTACCAGCCGACGATGATGCACGCCAAGGTCATCACCGTCGACGGCGTCGCCGCACTGATCGGTTCCTCCAACTTCAACCGCCGCTCCCTCGATCACGACGAGGAGGTCATGCTCGCGGTGCTCGACGAGCGATTCACCGCTGTGCTCGACGGACACTTCGATGAGGACATTGCTGCGAGCGAGCTGATTCGAGAAGGCCGCTGGAAGAGGCGCCCGACCCTCCAGCGCGCCCGGGAGCTCGCTGTGCAGCCCATACGCCGCTTCCTATAG